The DNA window tttccttAATTACCTGCAGGAAGTGGAGTGTAGAAAGCACCCTGGGTGGGTCCATCAGGGCCAGCGCTAATAATGCAGCCGGGGGGAGACGCACACACTCGGCTGGGATAAGGGCTGTGTCTCAGCTGGGCAAAGTACAGCTTCCTGGACCCACAGGGAGCGCTTACAGTCAACAGCTTTGTCTTGGGCTCGCTCCATTTAACATCCTTCATgcactttttcatttattcttttaatcactctctctcttcattcaCTTTGCCAGCCTCCCTCCTCCTTACCTGCTGTGTTGCTGCTCCGCCGACGCCACGTAGAAGCTGAACTCCGACCTCCAGCCGTCGCGGGGGTCACATGACCGCGAGGTGATCATCCAgcgcgggtgggggtgggcggcgTGGGACACGCACACCGTCATGCGTGTGCTGAAGTTCCTGTGAGGTCTGCTGAAAGCCTGGGTTgaacacacagcgcacagagaCATCCACACCCTGTGCATCGTGTTTAATGAGTCTGAGGAGAAAACCGTTCAGGTTCTGCGGGTCTGACATCTATTAGAAACTATTTGGCACCCCATGACCACGGAGGTCTGGAAGTCAGAATCACATTAGATATTATAGTGGATCATTAACCCAGTCATTAGTCTgacaacaaactgaaaaatgaacttcaggactattaaaaaaaacaatcatactCAATTTGCAgccatttgtgaatattcaaagTTGTTTTTTCCGATGACAAAGAATTTTCTGGAAATGGCTTTCGTCTTTAATGACTTGAGTCAGTTAATTTTccgttttggtttgttttttccctaGTATCCCGTGGTTGCTGTTTTGAAGGATTGCTTTACCTGGAAGGAAGGTACTTCTCCATTCCCCGGGGACAGGGCTTTCCAGGGTGAAGGCACACTAGCATTCAGAGAGAAGCGGTACAGAGTGATGGCTGCACCCACATCCAGCTTGGACACGTACACTGTGAGCAGAAGGTCTGGAAAGAGAGGAGCAGACTCAGGTGACATCAAACCCCgcataaatattcattaatcCTCTAACGTCAACATAACTTTTTACCTTCAGCCTTACCCGTCATTGAAGTTACACAGACATCTGGTTCTGAGTTACTAAGGGCTTTTTTTAGCAGATTTCTTTAGTCTAGATGTGCATTCACTCAACGCGAAGAAAATTAGATGCCGACGGGTGGAACGCAGCTTTGAACCCAACCTGTTTGAGCGGCTGTGGAGATTGGTTTGGCCGAGTTGTGTGAGGCTAAACTTGACGGGTGCGAGGGATGTTGCTGGGGAGGACTCCCAGATAcggaggggcaggggtgggtggTACTGCGCAGGGAGTGGGGCTTCTCCATGAACAAACCTGTGGGAAGAGGACGGGTAATTCTAGTTCACCATAGTTCACACACGTACTGTGCACACAAGACATTGTGTCAATAGAACCTGCTGACAGCAGTAGACAACAGACTCATTCCCTGTTCATCTCCCGCTCCATTATCTCAATAAGAAGAATGTTGTTGGCAAGAAAGGGCCATTTAGGCTTGTTATTTTTCCAATTGTCTAGTGAGTATCCAGCACTCTCTCATGCCTGGTTTGAATGCTCTACGGGTTGCACAGCAGCTTCGCCTTCGTAACCAGGCAACCTGCTCCGTGTACTTCCTGATATCAGAACAAGCTCCCTTGTCCTGTTCACATCATCCTATGTGGCCTTTTGCTGAACTGAAAGAGATTTAGTGTTTCATGTCctagtcatttttaaatttcatatttggaaccaatttagttgcccttctCTGCCCTTTTTCTCATAGTGTAGTGCCTAGAAAGGCATTCTGATAAAGGCATTCtaaacattaatttagcatcgattatttatttacttatgacACGTGCTTGTGAACCGGTCAGCTTCAAACTTTGACTTGCTGATGTTGTGTCTGTTATGTGTCCAGGTCTCACCAGAGCACATGTGACAGGAGATGCCTTGGGCGCTCAGATTGCTGCGCAGCTCCAGCAGGGTCTGAAGGTTAGTGTCCGACCGGAACAGCAGTGGGGCGTGACTCGCTGGACGCAGCAGGTAGCAGAATCCGGCCGACATCAGCAGAACGAGCACATAGAGAGCTGATGGGTGGGTGGAAAGGGTACAAAACTGAATTAAGAGCAGGAtccaaaaaacacagacataaagGTGAAAGAACAGGGAGGGCAGGTGGATGAATAGTAATGAAATACAAGCTGTCTGCATCTTTATGCGTTTCTCTATATTCTATATAGAAGTCACTGAAGTCATCACAATAGCAGGAATAGCCTTGTCTCTCACCTACAATGATTCTGCGTTTCTCCACCACTGGTTCCACTACCCAGTGCTGCAGTACTCCCTGTAGACCAGCACTGACTACTCCTGTTCCACCCTGcccagagaggggaggaggggcctCCACAGCCAGAGACAGCAGGGGGGCATCATTATCAGGACTACAGGAACctgagaggaaaagagagagagacaggagttggcgaggagagagggaagtagTGGGAGAGACAGGTGAAGGATGGGGAGGGTAAGTCACAAAAATACGGGACACAAATCAGCCGTAAATATATGAATCCAAGGCCTCTGTGGAACATATCTTGCAGTCCCTCCTTCAgcttattttacattcatgagACAACGGTCTCACCTGACTGAATTTCAACTGACAGAAGAGCGATGTCATCATCCTGGTCTGACAAGGGGGTGTGGTTGATGGACATTTCTGGGAGAGAATGACACctgagtgggggagggggcgggggggaggtaGATAAAAAAAGACAGCTCAGAGACCACAGCTCGTCCACCTGGATGGTCGTCGACACCAAGCCGCAGCTCAAAGAGAAAAGCCGGGGTTACCGTTTCAGACAGCCGTTCTCCCGGAGCGCCACACACTGGCTCCACACGCACAGGGCAGCGGGCATCAgcagacacacccacagccaGCAGCAGCTGACAATCAGCGCCATGAACAGGCCGAAGTCGTGGACGGCCGGGATctgaagcaaacacacacaccagaggaTTTACACCGCCCCTGACTGCAGCTCCGCAACACACTCTGGCACAAAGATGATATTAGAATCCAGAGATTTTGATACAGATACTTTGGGGATTTTATCGCTGAAATGTTGAATGTGAGAGGGAAATTGGAAAGTATCAAAAAAAGCCGGGGAGTCGCCCTTACATTATTAAACAATCTGATAGACCAGAATTCATATCCTCCCCAGAAGAAATGAAGGGTActtattttttcctcaaaggGGAAGGCTGCAGACAAAACCGAAGAGATTGAAATTCATGGGTTCCTTCCTATTTAGATTTTTACTCCTGTCTCATCAAGAGAGTGATGAGTATCTTTGGATGCTCAGCGTACGTTTCTCTGCACTGAGTCTTTAAACCGCAGTCACAAATGAACAGGTTGCACTCACGCAAGTTCAAATTCTTAATCTTATCATCTGTCTGTCCAATCATTTTTAACTGCCCAACTAAGTAGCATTCTCATTACACCTCATTCATTTTGGGTCAAAACGGTTGACATGTTGTATCGTGcaactctctcgctctctctctctctctcttcctgtcctaCCTGGGAGAAGGTGTTGGCCGCAtaggcggcggcggtggtgaaGGAGGTCAGGAAGGTGGCCCGCCCGGCGGTCTTGACCGTGTAGACCATGCGCTGCTCGGGCTTCACCAGATGAAAGGCCTGTCTGAAGGTGctgatgaacacaaacacatcatcCACACCTGGGGACACACAGCAGGAAAGAAGAGGAGCAAAGGAACatcaaaagaaaggaaacaaacaaacaaaaaggcagAGGTACACAGAACgcaagaacaaataaaaactggAGAGGAAACCATATATTGAATTTTAGTATCTTGCAGCATTCACTCTAGAGTTGGAAACACTGCCTAACAGCTCTAAATACATGTCAGTAGAGATTCTAAGGAAGATTATATTTTAATGGGAAACTGCTCAATACAGTTTATGCATGTTTGAAGTTTGCTGTCTTCCTTGcgcatgggggagggggggcagccaGGACTGGTATTATAGGATCTAGGAGGGGGGGTCCAAGCTCACAAGCTCACCAATGCCAATGATGACGAAGGCTGCCACTCCGTTAAGGATGCCCAGGTAGGGAATGCCAAACACCACGTGGTACAGGAAAAGGGCCATGAGGCAGCTGAGGCCAATGCTGGCAAGCCCAAAGAATGTTAAGAACACTGTaatgagagagaaggacaaGTTGAGGGAACATCTCGCATTGCTCTATTTTATGCCTGAGTAACTGTCTTCATTCTGGCGGTAAGGAAAAGATAACTCAGCTTTGCGTTTATAGATTGAAAAGCCGAGCAGCAAAATTTGCTAGCAGAAACTGGGAGAATGAAACACGTCCGCTTCAAACGGTCAGTTACTATGGCCCTCTTCAGTGATTGGGCAGTTTGATCACGCATCTGAACACAGTACAAAAATCTGAAGTATCCCTGTTGtgattgcacattttaaaaaatgaacgtTTTGAGTGGATTGCGTATGTTTCATGCAGAAAAGTGAATGTGCAATTGAATCAGTGTCTGTGTGCCATGGCACGGCATGTGCGCGATCGGGCTGTGGGTAATTGTTTCTCAGAGAAGGGTCAGCGTGACACAGCTGTGGGTGGCTGTTTCTCAGAGCGCTGTGTGGAGCCGGACGGTTGTTTCAGCGAGCGGGCATCGCCTGATGGAGCCGCGGGCCGCCGTACCGGAGAAGGAGGTCAGGATGTAGACCAGCGCGGCGATGCAGCCTCCGCTAATGAGCGCCAGGAGCATGTCGCTGTGGAAGGTGCGTCTCACCTCATCATCGAAGAGCTCGGTACCCCCGTACAGCACCTTTACctgactgagacagacagacagacagacagtcggacagtcagtcagtcaggcaggcaggcaggcaggcagaggagGTGTTGATTGGTATAAACCACGCCAGCCTTAATGGGTTAGATGTCGGCCCTATGAATGTTAAGATCATCTTAAACGGAAGCCTCTAAATTAACCTTTTTAAAACCTTGGAttaatgaagaataaaatcaCATCAGCACTTTTCTGAATTGCTAGACCGGGCACAGAAAATTTGCAGAATAATAAAAAGGGGTATAaaattttagtttaaaaaaagatgcataaTGCAGAACCGAAAGTCAGACATTCATATTAAATGAACCCTTCTGCATGTTATGGAGGTAATTCATGTGTTATGCAAAATCATACCCTGAACCAGCGATGAGTATTTTGTGACCCATACTTTGGGTCTTGACCATGACTTTGAAAAACCCACATTTATAAATTATGCCGTTTTGAGCACAGAACTGCTGACTGTTGCCTCTCTCACTcagtaaattattaatttatcttGCCTTCACCCTTACCCGCAGTGATTTACTGGGTGCACATTTTCACATCGTAATGTGCACACAGCTGCCCACCTGAGCTCCCCGCTTCCTGACAGCAGACCCAAAATGCACTCCAACCAAGACATCATCTTTCAATAGTGGAGCGGCATCAAACCAAACCAATGGCATCGAATCGACATAATCGCCAGTGCCATCAGCAAAACGCTAATTAAAACATGTTATTCTTTGGCTGCGTTCACTGCCTTCTCTGTGCACTTAACTCTTGTTCTGGAGTGTGCGTGTACAATCTAAAAGATGCTTCAGGGCTCCAGGGCTACCGGACATTGCGCAGATGAGAATGGCCAGAGGAGCAAATGGGCTACTGGTACTGCAGACTCATTAGTTCCACTTAtatctgctctctccctctctgacacGCATTCCCAGATTTCAGGAATGATACGGGCTTTAAGCACCCTGCAGTCTTTCGTATTTAGGGGGGGTGAAGGTAATTGTTTGGGGAGTCCTGCGGCTCCCCCAGCACCTGCAAATGTGGGGACGCCTCGCTTTGTCAATGTTTGTTGTTTGCCGTaataaacctgttttcactgtcctgtcataaaaaaaagtgttttactgCCCCCATTTTAGAGACGGTGGCCGGTTGATTGAGTGCCTGTGGCGGAGCGTCGAAGGCACGTGACGCGGTGCGTCTGGGGCTGACCTGGTGGACTGGCGGGCCAGGATGTCGGCGTACTGGACCACGAAGCTGCGGAAGcgcctcctctgctcctccggCCGGTCCTGCAGGGAGAAGAAGGAGGGCAGGGGGGCCCCGAAGTGGATCTCGCTGCGCAGGAGGGAGCTGCGCAGGTTGTCGGGCGTCAGGCTCTCGTCCACGTACCAGTAGAACTGCGGGTGGGTGATGGCCAGGCTCAGGGCCCCTGCGAGGGAGGGTAGCAGTCCCATCATCCCTCAGTGCTCTTTCGCACCGCTGACTATGTCATGTCTTTATGCTGAGTTGCGTTTTGATCATATTTGATTATTcgcgctcgcgcacacacacacacacacacacaccacaccagtCAAATATCAATTTCAAGTACTTTGATTCCCTAAATCCTGGTAAAATTTTCGCATACTCATACAGACCCCTGGgaatttttaacaaaacatgttttcaaccaAAAAGAATTGTGAAAGAGCAGttctgttctgaatattggtgaaaataggTTTTTCTGTTTAACATTGTCAGTTATCTGAAGGAATTTCAATGGTGCCCAACAAGTATcgcaaataattatttaacccaggtctgattgacatacacacacaacacacacgccgcccacacacacaatgcctTAACAGCTAATGGTCAACAGACAATTTCATGCACAAAAAACGATCAAAGCATTAAGTCCATGGGCTCACCGTGGATGTCGGCCAGATCAGGGCCCATGCCGTCGTAGTAGATCTTCCCCCCTCGCTCGCTGGGGAAGAGGTAGGAGAGGAGAGAACTGGGCGGGGAGCAGTAGGAAGGCCCCAGGGGGAGGTCCCTCAGAACCTCCAGGGGCTTCCAGCAGAACTTATGAAACTGGGGGTGCTGCATGACCAGGCGCTCCACCGTGTGGATGGTGCGCAGGCGTTCCGGGGTGAAGATGTTGTTGTCCCCCCCGCCCTGGGCCAGGAACACCAGCTCCATCCTCCACAAAGCCTGGCTCTGCAGGTACGAGTAGTATGGGGCTCCCCCCACCGACCGGGGTACCCTGTCCAGtgactctcctctctcctcatctcCCCTAATCTTTCTGCTTTCAGAattttcctcttctccctctttgGCTATATAGCTacctttctccttcttctcttcccCCACCACACTGTCTTTCTTGGTAGCTTGCTCATTCTTTCCCCCTGCACCCCTCTGACTTGTGGTGTTCGCTTCGGCTCTTGCTAAACTGTTCGGTGTaacattttctttgttcaaCTCCTCTCCCTCAAACAGCAAGTGTTTCACAGCTTTTGAGATACTGCTCTCATTATAGGCTCCTCCCACATTAGATGCTCCGCCTCCCGCTTTGCTCAGCCTGTCCAGCAGTAGGTCTCTCAGGCCACGAGAGGCGTAATCGTCCACGTCACGTCTGTGCCTGTCCCACGACCCCAGCTGGGTCTTCAGAGCGATGGTGAGAGCGTCAAAGCGCTGGGCGGAGGAGTGGCTGCGCACTTCAAAGGCGCTGTAGGACAGGTCGATGTCTAAGGGAGAGCAGTACAGGAACATGAAGACTGAGAGGACGCAGGGCAGCAGAACTCCAACTCCCAGAACTACCGCGCTCACCCAGGGCTGAGTGTACACCCAGCCTACTGCCCCCCACACACCGCCAATCCCATCGTCCTCAGAAGTGGCACCGCACTGCCCTCCCGCCTCTTCGTtcccctcttcttcttcctcttgcCCTTCGTCCTCCTCAAGGTCCCAGTCTGCCTGCAGCAACAAGGGCTCGTCGTCGGATTCCATCGCCACCCCTGCCGCAAAGACAAAGAGAGCAGAGCCATTGATCGCCGCTAAGCCGTTTTACACCTCTGCGCTTGTAGACAGGTTAACTTTGTGATAAAGCGCAACTGATTTAAGGAGCAGCCATTAAAATAAGCTGGACCGTCGCCTTACGTGACTGCCAGCAAGGGCACGGATATTAAATCTGCCTTTCGCCAGCCTCAAACGAGGGTTCCACTTCCGTGCTGGGAGAAGTCAAGGGGGGGCTTTTTCGCGAGGGCAAGACGTGCCTCTGGGGTCTGGGAGCACGCTCAGTCTCCGAAGCCCTCGGTTTATGATGCGGAACACAGAACGGCCAGTAATATattcccctcactctctcccttcgCTGTGCAGAGTCTGAACTCTCCACGGGAGATCTCCATAAGCCTCTTTTGCCATATCAGCAGCGGACTTAAATTTGGCAGAACAGTTTCAAATTAAATCATCTCAACCGTCTCATTGGTGACAGGGACccaggggtgtggggtgtgagcGGCGCTCCAGCTCGCTGACGGACGACCCCCAACGGCACCTAACCTCTCCCTACCGTCgtctcttccttttttcccctcctctggTAGAGACAACTCCACAAACTTTGTATTCAAGTGGCAAAAGGCCTTCTAAGTGTAGTCTGGCAGGGGCTCTGTCATATACTGTCGGGGGAGAGCGAGCTCCTGTGTCTGTAGGGGCACGCTTTCTCTCCTTCACCCTCAGGTGTTTAATGTTTGGACACAAAGGTACAATCTCCTATTCTGGGTGACAGGCAACCAGAAACTTAAGTCTGCAGGTGTTAATTAGCTCAAGAATGTACCGTAGCTCATCGGCATTAAGAGATCCCCAGCCGATGTGGCTCATTGAAATTCAAGTTCATAAACAAacctcttcaaaaaaaaaagaaaaaaaaaaaaaaagctcttttcAACCCTGTCCTTTGCTTAAGGAGGGGGCCTCTGCATAGTTAGACGGTGGTGGATGAGGTGGTGTTCTCCTCAGAGGAGACGTCTCTCCTATAATCCCTTGCACTGAGAGAGGCTGCCCAACATCTGCGCCCGCGGCGAGCATCTGGCATTCGCCGTCATTTCCCGACCGTTTCAGAGGACGAACTCATTACGCGCAGGAAACGTCCGCGAGCGGGAGGGGGTCGTGCGGCTCCCACTGATCACAAAGTCACCTACCTGCTTGGTTTCACCTTTTTTTGTACACAAGATGCCCTGCCTTCCACGCTAGAAGTGCtccacaactttttttaaatcaccaacCAATGTGTACATATTCTATCTTGGGTAATGGATTGTTTTCACAGGCATTTTCTCATGCGTCAAGGGTCCCTCACTGGTAGTAAAGGGATATAGTGTTTCACTGTTCCCCCATCTACAGAATCATTCAAGGTATGGGTCGTTCAGAGACCTGTACAGTTGAGCTGTGTATTTTATCTCAACAGCCATCTGGACAACTGAGTACAGGCAATTTTCCTGTGCATTTGAAATTGCACCTCCAGCATCAGGCAGCTGGAGATTGCAGCCATGCATCTCCTGGTAATCTCCCTCTGAAAAGCGACTGAGGTGCATCAATTTTTTTCGCGCTGATGAATTTGAGCGCTCCGCTTTGCCAAATGTACACGTTTCATTGGCGCATTAATTATGGGGGTAACGGGACTGTGGGGAGCGTTGCCGACCAGCGGAACGAGGGTCTGGAGGCATGTTTACAAGCTGAAGCTAAACATGCTCTTCTCCCTTCGATCAAGAGACGGCCAGAGTTCGTCCGTGGACCCAAGCAGGAAAAAAGGGGCATCGCTGTCTGAGACACAGACTTTACAGCTGCCCCGTCTGCTTTAATCGCTGTGATCATCTGGCCACGGACTCCCGTTCAGCGCACTTTTATGCGCCTGCTTCCGCGTTATATACGGCATGAAAATTTAAGAGATCGTCCTCTATACATAATGTAATGCAGGCTCTGCTGTCCGTGAGCTGCTGTGTAGCGGTTTATGTTGGTATCTTTATATGGGGTGTTTTTGACAGCACGAGCCCAGGCAGTAGATTACGCTAAGAGGCAGGCGCGCAAACACCGAGGCTTGCAGGGAGCAGGGCGCCTTCGTGGCAGATTCGAGCGTCAGATCAACAGGCCAAGCGGCTTTCCGTTCGCTAAGTGTGAAAGGTGCGCTCTTTCTTAATCTTGCGGTGTGAGAAGTGCACGTGTGCAGAGATTCGGCGCGTTTGCGGCACATGCAGCACATGCCGAGCGTGCCGTGCCTAACCCAACGCTGACACAGAAGGACGTGCAGCCTCGTGTATTATACTGACTGtcggcgagtgtgtgtgtacattgtgaTGGTGAGCGTGGGGAAAGAGGGGTATGTGTGTATAACCTCAACAGACTAGTGCTAAAAATAGAAAGCACACCCCcaacacactccccccccccttctccacctcctcctcctcctcctcctcaggctcatctctttctcactccctcagCTGCTCCACAAATTCAATTTGGTGTAAATTCATGGAGCGCATGAGGTTGTTTAAAGGGACATTAATCTCAATCGAGCGTGCCGGGAAGACATCTCTTATATATGAGCAGGCCCTTCCAGCAGGAATTACTGTAGATCACGCATGCTGCTAGTCAACTTCTCCACTCGGACACGGGTGTGGAAGTTCAGTCTTAAtcatagaaaataaatgaataataaaaaacaatctACACAGTGGCGTTTGCATGTAGTCACACCATTTTGCAATTTGACAACCTGTCCTGCCTTCCCCAGAATGTGCAAGCTGTACACAGCGATCCCAAGTGACAGGCAGAATTGCTGATTACCAGGAATGTATATTtagggttgtttttttatcctTATGGTGAGCCTGAGCAGGAGAATACAGGAAGGTGTGGAGATAAGGCTTGTGCTTTTGCCTCAGATCCTTCTGTGGACTGATAATGTGTCAATGACTTAATCCACCACTAGAGCTTTTGCACAGCTGGTCTCTTCGTGGGCTGACACAAAGCCTTTTACCTGCAGTTCTCCCACCGACATTTCATCCTGTTTAGTGTGGtcagagctggaggaggtgggaaGTAAAGCCGTTCGGTTGTTTATGGACTCTCAAAGAACGTTTTCACAGGTGAACCAGGTGACTCACCCCTGTCCTTCTGAGACCATCCCAGATGTTTCTGCTCAAGAGCACATGTTGAAGACGGTTCATATTCACAGGGTGTTCATAGTCTCTCTGTGTTAGAATTCCAAGGCAGAGCtgctgaaaggaaaaaagatgCCCAAAGCTGCCTTACAACTGGACCATGGGATATCGGAGGAATCTTACCTGTGCCCGGGAGAGGAGTTAAGCTGCCGGTGATGTCCAGTCCAGTACCTCTTTCTTTGTTGCACACACGCGGGTGCCTTGGCTTTCCCCAAACCCAATTCTTTGATGGGAACTCGACTCTCCTTGTAGTCGTGAGTCTTGTCTTCACTGGTTGGTCCACGAGGAGCAGAGACGGCACTTTGAGTTCTGTTAGCTAGGATTTCCAAGGAGCTGACTCAGAGAATCAAAAAACCTTTCCCCCTACGTTtctattttctcttccttttccctcttccccctcctctaCGGCTGGTTGTCCGGGCGACggtgtgagcgagcgagcgagtgcgGGTGTCAGTTCTTTCACTCTTTCAaatgctctcctctcctctcctctcctctctcgctGCTTTGTTCACGCTGCCTTCCAGACCGGCTCACCAATGGGAAAAAAGAAGGGAGGGGGCTAATAGCCCCAAACAGTGGAGCAAGCCCAGGTGGGGGAAGGCTCGTCCCACTCGGGGGTGGCAACGGCTCACCGAAAATGAGGAAGGGGGTCTCCTCTTGGTTTCAAGCTCTTTTCTGCCTTACAGTATCAGCCAACGTGAGGCTCGTACAGACAGACGACAACACTGTCCCCCCGCTTTTCAGACGGTGGGGTTGGTACATTCTACCCAGGGCtccgaagagagagagagagtgagagagagagagagagagagagagagagagatgggggagggagggagagatagggggagaaaaaaagagtctGAAGTGAGGGGAGCTGAGTAATTTAACAATACAACAGACATGGTGAAGaagaaatgaaatatgtttatgCGTGAAATATGTAATTTGTTTGCGGCTGGAGGTTACGTGCGTGCAGGTGAGTGGCTGATAAGGTTGCCTGTGACTGGGAAGAGCAAGGCCACAGACAAAGGCAGGCAGCAGCAGGCGCACGTGCGTCTCTCGCCCATGAGATTCAACATATTCATTTACTTCCACGTCTATCCATCAACCTGACAGCATCCCCAgcctcagtgtgtcagtgtgtcagggCGGGTTTGGGAGTGTTACTGCGCTCAAACTGCAGTGTCAGCCTTTTTCATTCAGACCATCATTCAAGGGAGAGGCCGTCAGGGAATTGAATACAGTGTCACTCAATTCCAGCTTATCTTCCTCaggctttcctttttttcacccGAGTTTTGTCCCCTGTTCTTTAATATTTGGCATGTCCGATTGTACCTGCAGATCAGTTCAAgtactgattgtgtgtgtgtgtgtgtgtttgtgtgtgtgtgtgagtgtgtccttGCATCTAAACTGCTGATTGGTGACGCATATGGTGCTGGCATTGGTTTCCTTGGGACTTGGGTATTAATTTGGATGGGTGGGAGTATCTGTTTCATGCATCACTCGGTTGGCTGTGATTGAACTCTCTTTGAAGTTGAGCATCACAGCTGAAGTTTCCCACTTGTTCCCACAGTTCAGTGCCCgtacgccccctcccccaccctccctacacacacacacacacacacacacacaaaatgttcaCACCACCTACCCCCTCCCGGCACAGAGGTACGATCCATCAGGATTCTAAACAAAACTATTTCCGCAAAGCCTGACATTTAAATTCCTGCTGGCATTTTCACAGAACGGATGCCCCGGGAGGTGGGGTTGAGTGGggttgggtggagggggggggggggggggcagcatcaGAATCTGTCAACTGGTCTGCAGCGTCCAGCGTGCCTCATCACCGTCTGGTCAGAATGCAGCCGCACGGAATGGGGGGATCGCACCACATGGCAACCGAGGATCCGATCTGCATACCCAGCAACCAGGTCTCAGCACTTTGCTCCGCGCATATCTAATCAGCGACCTGAGGTCACAGCAGCATCCCACACTGTCCACAGTGTTTAGAACTTCCTGGCAAGGAGTCACACACAGTGcaaggctcctcctcctcctcctcctcctccaccccccctgccAATAACCGACTGTAATGACCTGTCAGCTTCGATTACTTAACGACCACAGTTCACGTTTAATTCCACACGAAGGTGCCTGTTGATGCAGAGGCAGCAGGGCGCTAACGCTAGAGGGAAGGGGAAAGAGTACAGGGACAATTGACT is part of the Anguilla anguilla isolate fAngAng1 chromosome 10, fAngAng1.pri, whole genome shotgun sequence genome and encodes:
- the disp3 gene encoding protein dispatched homolog 3, with the translated sequence MESDDEPLLLQADWDLEEDEGQEEEEEGNEEAGGQCGATSEDDGIGGVWGAVGWVYTQPWVSAVVLGVGVLLPCVLSVFMFLYCSPLDIDLSYSAFEVRSHSSAQRFDALTIALKTQLGSWDRHRRDVDDYASRGLRDLLLDRLSKAGGGASNVGGAYNESSISKAVKHLLFEGEELNKENVTPNSLARAEANTTSQRGAGGKNEQATKKDSVVGEEKKEKGSYIAKEGEEENSESRKIRGDEERGESLDRVPRSVGGAPYYSYLQSQALWRMELVFLAQGGGDNNIFTPERLRTIHTVERLVMQHPQFHKFCWKPLEVLRDLPLGPSYCSPPSSLLSYLFPSERGGKIYYDGMGPDLADIHGALSLAITHPQFYWYVDESLTPDNLRSSLLRSEIHFGAPLPSFFSLQDRPEEQRRRFRSFVVQYADILARQSTSQVKVLYGGTELFDDEVRRTFHSDMLLALISGGCIAALVYILTSFSVFLTFFGLASIGLSCLMALFLYHVVFGIPYLGILNGVAAFVIIGIGVDDVFVFISTFRQAFHLVKPEQRMVYTVKTAGRATFLTSFTTAAAYAANTFSQIPAVHDFGLFMALIVSCCWLWVCLLMPAALCVWSQCVALRENGCLKRCHSLPEMSINHTPLSDQDDDIALLSVEIQSGSCSPDNDAPLLSLAVEAPPPLSGQGGTGVVSAGLQGVLQHWVVEPVVEKRRIIVALYVLVLLMSAGFCYLLRPASHAPLLFRSDTNLQTLLELRSNLSAQGISCHMCSGLFMEKPHSLRSTTHPCPSVSGSPPQQHPSHPSSLASHNSAKPISTAAQTDLLLTVYVSKLDVGAAITLYRFSLNASVPSPWKALSPGNGEVPSFQAFSRPHRNFSTRMTVCVSHAAHPHPRWMITSRSCDPRDGWRSEFSFYVASAEQQHSRKLYFAQLRHSPYPSRVCASPPGCIISAGPDGPTQGAFYTPLPADPVQATSSRTSGFNPCRGGVCGQPAVRPLVDTGAMVFVVFGILGVNRTNHKDNHVIGDMGSVIYDPNFDLFKEIGHLCQLCKAISANTRLVKPGGAQCLPSGNSLSSLLPLLHPECQSLPQPNLLPGQLSHGAVGMQGGTVRWLSMAFESTTYKGKSSFETHSDFLQWESFLQQQLSALPQSSALRRGFQTCEHWKQIFMEILGVESALYSLLLSLAICIAAVSIFTAHPLLLLPILLTILGVICLVVAVMYWLGWEMGAVEAISLSILVGSSVDYCLHLVEGFLLAGETGPRMPSRAAPSQDASGLRQWRTLVAVDHVGVAIVSSALTTVISTVPLFFCVIVPFAKFGQIVAINTAVSILFTLTVTAALLATMGPAHFNRPPGAVLKACLAVLGTVAFGVALYWVAGRLVGPMPWLTVTT